Genomic window (Anaerolineae bacterium):
ACCCAGGGCATCCTTCAGGGCACCTATGAGACCCTGGGCGCTGCGGCCCGTAAGCACTTTGACAGTAGCCTTAAGGGCAAGTGGGTGCTCACCGCCGGCCTGGGCGAGATGGGCGGCGCGCAGCCCCTGGCCATCACCATGAACGAGGGGGTGGGCCTGATCGTTGAAGTGGACCCGCGCCGCGCCCAGCGCCGTCTGGAACTGGAGCAGGTGGACGAAATCGTGGACGACTTGGACGAGGCCCTGCGGCGGGTGGAGCAATACCTCAAGGAAGGCCAGGCCCGCTCCATCGGCCTGATCGGCAATGCTGCCGAGGTGTTCCCGGAACTGGCGCGGCGCGACATCGTACCCGATGTGGTCACCGACCAGACCCCGGCCCACGACCCGCTGATGTATGTCCCCAAGAGGATGAGCGTGGCCGAGGCCGAGGAACTGCGCCGCACCGCCCCCCAGACCTATGTGCAGCGGGCCAAGGAGAGCATGGCCGAGCATGTGGAAGCCATGCTGGCTTTCCTCAAAGCCGGGGCGGTGGTCTTCGACTACGGCAACAACCTGCGCCAGCAGGCCTACGACATGGGAGTCAAGGACGCTTTTGCCTATCCCGGTTTTGTGCCCGCATACATCCGCGACCTGTTCAGCGAGGGCAAAGGCCCCTTCCGTTGGGTGGCCCTTTCCGGCGACCCCAAAGACCTCTACCGCACCGACCAGGCCATTCTGGAACTGTTCCCCGAGAACGAACACCTGCGCCGCTGGATCACTATGGCGCAGAAGAAGGTGCGTTTCCAGGGCCTGCCGGCGCGCATTTGCTGGCTGGGCTACGGCGAGCGCGACCGGGCCGGGCTGCTGTTCAACAAGTTGGTGCGCAAAGGCGAGATCAGCGCCCCCATCGTCATCGGCCGGGACCATCTGGATGCGGGTTCGGTGGCCTCGCCCAACCGCGAAACCGAGGGGATGAAGGATGGCTCAGATGCTATCAGCGACTGGCCCATCCTGAACGCCCTGCTCAACGCCGTCGCCGGGGCGACCTGGGTGTCGTTCCATCATGGTGGCGGTGTGGGCATGGGGTGCAGTCAACATGCGGGCATGGTGGTCGTGGCCGACGGCACAGACCAGGCCGAGTGGCGGCTGGCGCATGTGCTGCGCACCGACCCCGGCCTGGGGGTGGTGCGCCACGCCGACGCGGGCTACGACATCGCCGTCGAGACGGCCAGGAAACACGGCCTCAAAATCCCCATGTTGAAGTAAGCCTCACCTTTGGGCCGTTCTTCCCTATCCATGCTTGGGGAGGGGTTGGCAGCGAAACTGCCAACCCCTCCCTTTGCTTTCAGTCGTCTGCCAGGTAAGGCACATACTCGTTGCGCGCCACGCCAGAGCGGATGGCTTCCTGAGCCACCGCTTTGGCCACCTCGTGGTGCACCTGCTTGTCCAGCGGGTTGGGCAGCAGTTCGCCCTCCGGAGTGAGGCGGGCCAGGGTGGTGGCGGCCGCCAGGTACATCTCGTGGGTGATGCGGGTGGCCCGGGTGTCCACCGCGCCGCGCAGGATGCCGGGGAAGCCCAGCACATTGTTCACCCCTTTGCCGTCGGCGGCGAAGGCGGCCCCGGCTTCTAAGGCGACCTCAGGCTCGATTTCGGGCGTGGGGTTGGACAGTGCCAGGATGATCTGCCCAGAACGCACCATTTCGGGGCGTATCAGACCGGGGACGCCGGTGGTGGCCACCACGATGTCCGCCTGGGCCATGATTTCTTCCAGCGTGGCAGGTCGACCGCCGGCCGCGGCTAGCATACGCAAGGCCTCTTCGTTGAGGTCTGCCCCCAGCACGGGGTTCCCCGTCAGGCCCATGATCATCCGAGCGATGGCCATCCCGGCCGCGCCCAGGCCGATTTGCCCGATGGTGGCCTGTTCCAGGGCTAGCCCTGTGCGTTGGGCCGCCACCTTCAAGGCGGCGGTGACCACCACCGCTGTGCCGTGCTGGTCGTCGTGCATGACGGGGATGTCCAGCCGCTCCTGCAACGTTTGCTCAATCTCGAAGCAGCGGGGCGCGGAGATGTCTTCCAACTGGATGGCCGCAAAAGTGGGGGCGATACGGGTGACGGTGTCCACGATGGCCTGGGGGTCCTGGGTGTCCAGCAGGATGGGCATCCCGGAAAGCCCCACCAGGCTTTCCATGAGCATGGCCTTGCCTTCCATCACGGGCATTCCGGCCAGGGGGCCGATGTCACCCAGGCCCAGGATGGCGGTGCCGTCGGTGACGATAGCCACCAGGTGCCCCTTGGCGGTGTATTCCCAGGCCATGTCCGGCTCGCTGGCAATGCGGCGGCAGACCTGGGCCACGCCGGGGGTGTACACCCGCCGGAGCGCGGCCAACGAATCGATAGTGTAGCGACTGCGCACGGCGATTTTGCCCTGGTAGTGCACTTCCAGCACCTCGTCGCGCACTTGAAGCACCGTGCTGCCAGGGTTGGCCCGCATAGCCGCCAGCACTCGCTCCATTTGAGCCTCGTCGTCGGCATAGACCGTGATATCCCGCACGATGGCCTTCAGCCCTTCGCGGATGAGGCGGATTTCGCCCACGCTGCCGCCCTCCAGGGCGATGGCGGTGATCAATCGGGCCAGTGTGCCTTTGATTTGTTCGTTGCGGACGCGCACCGTGCGCATCACTTTGTTTTCCCAAGGCATCCCCTTTTCCTCCAATCCAACCGATATTGGGAAATCACCCGGATCTCTGGGGCAAAACCGCCGTTCCTAAGGAGTAAAAACCCGCCCCTAGAGAAAAGGATGCGCCCAAAAGTCCAGGGGTGGTTGAGCCGCCCCTGGGGGTGGTGATTCTTAGCAGGAGGTTGGCATAGGTCATTTGCCTTCCACCACGAAGCGCTTTTCCAGTTCTTCCAGGGAGGTGCGGAAGGCGCTGTATTCCAACTCTTGCATGGGTAACATGGCCGCGCCCACGAAGCCCTGCTCGCGCATGTAGAAGCCCTTTTGCTGGGCCTTGAGCCGCACGGCGTCCCAAACGGGGTTGTCGAACAGGTCCGCCCGCTCGCTCAGTTTGCCCTGTTTGTTCACCGAGTAGGCCACGGCGGCGATGATGGGCTGGGCATAGGGGCCGGTGACCGCCGTGTTGATGGGCACGGGCATGATGGGCATGGTGTGGCTGCCGCGGGCGTCCCCGGCTACATAGGGGGCCACCACGAAGGGCATGAGCATCTCCTCCGGCGCGGGGAAGATGCCCTGGGTGCGCACGATGGCCACCGGGTCATCCTTGCCTTTGTATTCTCCGGCGATGGTGTGCAGGCGATCGGTGGACACGGCCACCACCTGTTGATGGGGGTACTTGCGCGAGTAGATGGCTTGGATGCCAAAGCGGTTCTCGTCGCGCAGCAGCAGCGCCAGGTCGATGTGCTCTTCCGGCGAGACCAGTTCGATGACGCGGTCACTTTCGGCGTATTCCATGTCGATGACGCGGAATTTGAACCCCGGCCGCATCTTGGGCAGCATCAGGCCCGCGCAATAGAGCGGGCTGGTGAACACGGCCCACAGTGGAAAGTTGAACGCCCCCGGCCCGGTTTTGTCGGCGGTGAAGATGATGAAAGGCTCGGCTGGGCGTTCAGGAGCGTTTTCATCAAAGGTGATTTCGGCGGCCCCTGGGCCGGCGCCACGGACATTGCCCGAAGGTGCGTCCTTGAGCAGGTCCTGACCGGCGCCGTAAAGGCCTTGTTCTTTGGCCACATCCGCGGCGGCCTTGAGCGTATCCCAGGCCAGTTGGTGGATTTGCGGGTCACCGTTCCCCCGGCGATGCACCATCAGCAGGCAAATATCATCGCCCGTATGGGTGACATCGAAGTCGGTGAGCACCCCCTGATCCACCGCCCGGGCCAGCCGCTGATGGGCTACCTCCATCATTTCCTTGGATGGTCGCGTGTGGCCGCCAATGCTCCCCACATCGGCTTTGATCGCGCTAACCGTCAACATGTCCTATTTCCTCCTCTCCTGTTAGGGTTGACAGCGTAATTTTAACTTTACACCAACTTGGGCGAAGACGCAACTTGACGGCGGGTTTGTTATAATCCTCACAGCATGGTTTCCATGGAGGCTCAACATGCGTGTTTCCCCTCGGCTCGTGCTGTTGGGGGTGTGGTTCAGCCTGCTGGCGGCATGCCTTCCCGGTGGGAAGAGCATGCCCCAGGAACAGCCTCTCCCCTCTGCGCACCCCACCGCTACGGCGACCGCAGAGGCTGCGAGGGGAATCTGGGCCTTGTGGGCCTCAGGCCGCACGATGTTGCGCGGCGCCAACATCTACCAGCGCCGGGTCATCCCAGACCTCGATGGCGCAGATTTCATGGGGCCGGGACCTTTGGGCCCGCCTTACACCCAGGCGGATTTCGATGCCCTGGCCGCTCAGGGCGCCAACTGGGTGAATTTGTCGGTGCCCGGTCTGTTCACTGTGCAACCGCCTTACCGCCTTGACGAAGCCGTTGTGGCCCGGGTGGATGCACTGATCGAGATGGCGGCACGAGCGGGATTGTATGTGGTGCTTTCGGCGCGCACGGGGCCGGGACGCAGTGAATTTTCCATCCTCCGCAATGGCGCTGGTGACTGGTTCCCTCCCTCGTATCTCGTGGAATCGGTCTGGCAGGACGCTCAGGCCCGGCAGGCCTGGGCGGCCATGTGGCGCTATACGGCGGCGCGTTACCGCGACAACCCGGCGGTCATCGGATACGACCTCATGGTGGAGCCCAACGCCAACGACATCGTGGACAAATGGGATCCTGAGGCCTTCTACGCGCGTTACGGCGGCACGGGGTACGATTGGAACGCGTGGTATCCCGATTTGGTCGCCGCCATTCGCGAGGTGGACCCCAATACGCCGATCCTGGTGGGCGGTATGGGGTATAGTGCGGTGGACTGGCTGTCCTATTTGCGCCCGGTGGACGCGCCGCGGGTGGTATACACGGCGCATCAGTACATGCCCTTCGTCTACACCCATCAGTCCCCTCAGGAGCATATCGTCTACCCAGACGTGTTCGACGCCGATTTCAATGGTCGCCCCGAGACGGTGAGCCGCGCGTGGCTGGCCTGCTACCTGCAAACTCTGGCCGATTTTCGACAACGGGTGGGGGCGCCGGTGGCGGTCAACGAACTGGGGCTGGTCCGATGGGCGCCCAATGCCGCTCAATTTATGGACGATCAACTGAGCATCCTCGAAGACCTGGGCGTAAACTACGCGGTGTGGGCCTGGCACGCTTCCTGGCCCCCGTTTGGCGAGGTGGACCACGCCTTCACCTTTCGCTTTGGCCCGAACCCGGCCAATCGGCAGGATGTGCCCAACGCCCTTTGGGATACCTACCGCCGCTTCTGGCAGCGGAACGAAGTCTTCTTTTCGCCATAAAACGACATGGCCCATCGGGGCGCGAAGAGCGAGCATCCTTCTCTGAGGAGGAAATCCCGTGGCGACCTGTTTTTGGGTAAGCGTGGCCTTTCTCTCCAGCTCCATCCCCTTTGCCGTGTTGGTGGGGCGCTGGGCGTTGGGGGGATATCCGCCGCTACGGCGACGGCAATCCGGGCGCTTACAATGTGTTCCGCGCTGGAGGCAGGGTGAGTGGAGCCACCGCCAGTGGGCTGGAAGTGTTGAAAGGTCTGGTCCTCATAGCCCTGGCCTGCCGTCATGTGCCGGTGGCGGTTTGCCCTTGGGCGGCCTGGGCGGCGGTAGCTGGGCATGCCTTTTCCCCTTGGCTGGGCTTTCGCGGCGGCAAGGCCATCGCCGTCAGCCTGGGATCTGGCTGGCGTTGTTGCCGCGCATTCAGGCTTTCTGGGCGTTGGCGGCGGCCTTCCTCTTTTGGCTGGCGTTGGTCCGGCCTCATGCCTGGATGGTGACGCTGGCTTTTCTGAGCCTGGGCCCTGGTTGTATCTGCAACGGCCCCCCCACCTGGGTGATGGCCACCTGGGGCGGCAACGCAGCCCTGGTGATCTGGAAGCATCGCGGGGCCTTGCATGATGAGCCCTTGCAACTGCGCCCCTGGCTTCCCCGGTGATTGCCTTTTCGGCGATAATCTGGTACCTTTGCCCTGCACCTTTTGTCTCCGCTTCATCTTCGCCTTCGAGGAGGTTGCTTTCCATGCGCATTGTGACCAACGAAAAACTCATCCGCCGCAACGCCAAAGTCGGCCAGATCGTGGGCCTGATTTCCTTGCTTATCCTGGGGGTGGGGCTGGTGATTTCCCTGACCCATCCTGAGTGGGGCATGATCACCCTCAGCGCCCTGATTTTCGGCTTTTTGCTTTCGCAAATCGGGCTCTTTTTCGGCAATCGCTGGGCGCGGCGGCCTCGTCTGGACGAACTGCTCAACCAGGCGTTGAAGGGGCTCTCCAGGGAATACACCCTCTACCACTACACCACACCGGCCTATCATCTTCTGGTCGGCCCGGCCGGGATTTGGGTCATCGTCACTAAGTATCAACGCGGGCGTATCACCTATCACCGCGGACGCTGGCGCCAGCATGGCGGTCCACTTCTGTGGTATCTGCGCCTTTTTGCCCAGGAGGGGATTGGCCGCCCGGATCTGGAAATTAAGGCCGAGACCGAGGCGGTGGAAAAACTGCTGCGGAAGCACCTGCCTGAGGAGGACGTGCCGCCGGTGGAAGCCCTGCTGGTCTTCACCCACCCCGAAGTGCAACTGGAAGCCGAGGAGGCGCCCGTACCCACGCTGCATTTACGGGACCTCAAGAAGTTTCTCAAACCGCGCCTGAAATCCCGCCGTCTTTCGCCGGAGCAACTGCAGCGCATCCGTGCCGTGTTGGAAGGTGGAGAGGAAGGGACGTCCTCGGAAGAGACGGACGGCCAGTGAGACCTTTTTCCCCTTGGGAGATAAACGAAACGGCCTGGAGCCCGCGCTCCAGGCCGTTCGTTGGCTTTGCAGGGAGCCGTCCTACTCGCCGCTCAGGAACTTGAGCAGCGCCTCACGGCTGATACGCACGGCCCTGCCGATTTTGCGGGCTTTCAATTCGCCGGCCTCGATGGCGGCCAGCACATCTTCCTCCGAAACTTTGAGCACCTCGGCCGCCTCGGCGGGGGTCATCACCGGGGGCAGTTCTTCCTCTTCGTGCGCCCCACTTTGGGTGGAACCACTGCCCTGGCTGCTTTGTTTCTCGGCCTGGTTCATCCCTTGCAGGGTCTGGGCCATCACATTGCCGATGCCCATCCCCGCGCCGATGCCGGCGGTCAGGCCGGCGCCGCCGCCGGGGTTTTGGGCCGCGTCGCGCATGGCGTCAGCCGCC
Coding sequences:
- the hutU gene encoding urocanate hydratase: MAVEARVVRAPRGTTLHCANWQIEAPYRMIQNNLDPEVAGDPANLVVYGGRGKAARNWEAFEAILESLRNLKPDETLLVQSGKPVAVFQTHELAPRVLIANSNLVPKWATWEVFDELERKGLIMYGQMTAGSWIYIGTQGILQGTYETLGAAARKHFDSSLKGKWVLTAGLGEMGGAQPLAITMNEGVGLIVEVDPRRAQRRLELEQVDEIVDDLDEALRRVEQYLKEGQARSIGLIGNAAEVFPELARRDIVPDVVTDQTPAHDPLMYVPKRMSVAEAEELRRTAPQTYVQRAKESMAEHVEAMLAFLKAGAVVFDYGNNLRQQAYDMGVKDAFAYPGFVPAYIRDLFSEGKGPFRWVALSGDPKDLYRTDQAILELFPENEHLRRWITMAQKKVRFQGLPARICWLGYGERDRAGLLFNKLVRKGEISAPIVIGRDHLDAGSVASPNRETEGMKDGSDAISDWPILNALLNAVAGATWVSFHHGGGVGMGCSQHAGMVVVADGTDQAEWRLAHVLRTDPGLGVVRHADAGYDIAVETARKHGLKIPMLK
- a CDS encoding NAD-dependent malic enzyme, with the translated sequence MPWENKVMRTVRVRNEQIKGTLARLITAIALEGGSVGEIRLIREGLKAIVRDITVYADDEAQMERVLAAMRANPGSTVLQVRDEVLEVHYQGKIAVRSRYTIDSLAALRRVYTPGVAQVCRRIASEPDMAWEYTAKGHLVAIVTDGTAILGLGDIGPLAGMPVMEGKAMLMESLVGLSGMPILLDTQDPQAIVDTVTRIAPTFAAIQLEDISAPRCFEIEQTLQERLDIPVMHDDQHGTAVVVTAALKVAAQRTGLALEQATIGQIGLGAAGMAIARMIMGLTGNPVLGADLNEEALRMLAAAGGRPATLEEIMAQADIVVATTGVPGLIRPEMVRSGQIILALSNPTPEIEPEVALEAGAAFAADGKGVNNVLGFPGILRGAVDTRATRITHEMYLAAATTLARLTPEGELLPNPLDKQVHHEVAKAVAQEAIRSGVARNEYVPYLADD
- a CDS encoding fructose 1,6-bisphosphatase, which codes for MLTVSAIKADVGSIGGHTRPSKEMMEVAHQRLARAVDQGVLTDFDVTHTGDDICLLMVHRRGNGDPQIHQLAWDTLKAAADVAKEQGLYGAGQDLLKDAPSGNVRGAGPGAAEITFDENAPERPAEPFIIFTADKTGPGAFNFPLWAVFTSPLYCAGLMLPKMRPGFKFRVIDMEYAESDRVIELVSPEEHIDLALLLRDENRFGIQAIYSRKYPHQQVVAVSTDRLHTIAGEYKGKDDPVAIVRTQGIFPAPEEMLMPFVVAPYVAGDARGSHTMPIMPVPINTAVTGPYAQPIIAAVAYSVNKQGKLSERADLFDNPVWDAVRLKAQQKGFYMREQGFVGAAMLPMQELEYSAFRTSLEELEKRFVVEGK
- a CDS encoding glycoside hydrolase family 5 protein, translated to MRVSPRLVLLGVWFSLLAACLPGGKSMPQEQPLPSAHPTATATAEAARGIWALWASGRTMLRGANIYQRRVIPDLDGADFMGPGPLGPPYTQADFDALAAQGANWVNLSVPGLFTVQPPYRLDEAVVARVDALIEMAARAGLYVVLSARTGPGRSEFSILRNGAGDWFPPSYLVESVWQDAQARQAWAAMWRYTAARYRDNPAVIGYDLMVEPNANDIVDKWDPEAFYARYGGTGYDWNAWYPDLVAAIREVDPNTPILVGGMGYSAVDWLSYLRPVDAPRVVYTAHQYMPFVYTHQSPQEHIVYPDVFDADFNGRPETVSRAWLACYLQTLADFRQRVGAPVAVNELGLVRWAPNAAQFMDDQLSILEDLGVNYAVWAWHASWPPFGEVDHAFTFRFGPNPANRQDVPNALWDTYRRFWQRNEVFFSP
- a CDS encoding glycerol-3-phosphate acyltransferase, translating into MPCWWGAGRWGDIRRYGDGNPGAYNVFRAGGRVSGATASGLEVLKGLVLIALACRHVPVAVCPWAAWAAVAGHAFSPWLGFRGGKAIAVSLGSGWRCCRAFRLSGRWRRPSSFGWRWSGLMPGW
- a CDS encoding NERD domain-containing protein, with amino-acid sequence MRIVTNEKLIRRNAKVGQIVGLISLLILGVGLVISLTHPEWGMITLSALIFGFLLSQIGLFFGNRWARRPRLDELLNQALKGLSREYTLYHYTTPAYHLLVGPAGIWVIVTKYQRGRITYHRGRWRQHGGPLLWYLRLFAQEGIGRPDLEIKAETEAVEKLLRKHLPEEDVPPVEALLVFTHPEVQLEAEEAPVPTLHLRDLKKFLKPRLKSRRLSPEQLQRIRAVLEGGEEGTSSEETDGQ